One genomic region from Amaranthus tricolor cultivar Red isolate AtriRed21 chromosome 12, ASM2621246v1, whole genome shotgun sequence encodes:
- the LOC130828161 gene encoding uncharacterized protein LOC130828161: protein MISVEESKTLISLISSDQTSFSEVMADFNSKFPSYLHLRLCTALATLLEDNLILLPNQRLCAFCIIYQAYSSQQVSDNPFVSLLINAASKEEGSDYERALIIQFLGSTGNGSNKEVFKQSASDYIKGFDPSSITFPSREHLQEQFCSKAHPEPYNCLFKNASVINVIPDPDVPPQCDTSSEEFDYQAGAMPKIGSGNRDETLTGLLENLSLEGLEPKWIRPLPPRFPLQDGELVWLNPDNNHELLWDYGMCADTSRGAAVRDLISKALKGPLAPAQQEQVLVELANDPKLVYHCGLTPRKLPELVENNPLIAVEVLIKLMNSPEISDYFTVLVNMDMSLHSMEVVNRLTTAVNLPTKFVHMYITNCISSCENIKDKYMQNRLVRLVCVFLQSLIRNKIINVQDLFIEVQAFCIEFSRIREAAGLFRLLKTLE, encoded by the exons ATGATTAGTGTCGAAGAATCCAAGACATTGATTTCCCTGATAAGTTCAGACCAAACATCTTTCAGTGAAGTAATGGCGGATTTTAACTCTAAATTCCCTTCCTATCTCCACTTGAGATTATGCACTGCTCTCGCCACTCTTTTAGAG gATAACCTCATTCTTCTTCCAAATCAACGTCTATGCGCATTTTGTATAATTTATCAGGCATATTCTTCTCAACAAGTTTCAGATAATCCGtttgtttctcttttgatcaat GCTGCATCTAAGGAAGAAGGTTCTGATTACGAGAGAGCACTGATTATCCAGTTCTTAGGTTCAACTGGCAACGGAAGTAACAAGGAG GTTTTTAAACAATCTGCGTCGGACTATATTAAAGGATTTGATCCTTCATCGATT ACCTTCCCAAGTCGTGAACATTTGCAAGAGCAATTTTGCAGTAAAGCTCATCCAGAGCCATATAACTGCTTGTTTAAGAACGCTTCTGTTATCAATGTGATTCCAGATCCAGATGTCCCACCTCAATGTGATACATCTTCAGAAGA ATTTGACTACCAAGCTGGAGCAATGCCCAAAATAGGATCTGGTAACAGAGATGAGACTCTAACTGGGTTATTAGAAAATCTGTCTCTAGAGGGGCTAGAACCTAAGTGGATTAGGCCTCTTCCACCACGGTTTCCTCTTCAAGATGGAGAG CTGGTTTGGCTCAACCCTGACAATAATCATGAGCTTTTATGGGATTATGGCATGTGCGCGGATACAAGTAGAGGAGCGGCAGTGAGAGATTTAATATCAAAGGCTTTGAAAGGACCACTTGCTCCTGCGCAACAAGAG CAAGTTCTAGTGGAGTTAGCAAATGATCCTAAGCTGGTGTATCACTGTGGATTGACTCCAAGAAAGCTTCCG GAGTTGGTGGAAAACAATCCTCTCATTGCAgttgaagttcttatcaagtTGATGAATTCACCCGAAATTTCAGA CTATTTCACTGTTCTCGTCAATATGGATATGAGTCTCCATTCCATGGAAGTTGTCAACAGACTTACAACAGCTGTGAACCTTCCCACAAAATTTGTACATATGTACATAACAAACTGCATATCCTCTTGTGAAAATATTAAG GACAAATATATGCAGAACAGGCTTGTCAGACTTGTATGTGTCTTCTTACAGAGCTTAATTCGTAATAAGATCATCAATG ttCAAGATCTCTTTATCGAAGTTCAGGCCTTCTGCATTGAGTTCTCACGAATAAGAGAAGCTGCTGGTTTGTTTAGGCTACTCAAAACTTTAGAATGA